TCCGCGCTTCCTCTGGCAGGTAAAAATCCAATCCCTTGTCGTCCAATTGGCATCCGAGGGGCGTGATCGCCCGCGCATAACGCGCGACCGTGTGCACGTCCGGGAGGGATCCGAGCCCCAATTTTGTGTGCAAAAGCACCGGCCACCGGTCCTTGGAATAGGTCGTGGCCGCCACGCCCAATTGCAGTTTGATGCGCCGGCTCCGAATGTTGCGGTGCAAATCCACCACCTGATCAAATCCTTCTGCCTTCAATTCCCGGATCGTCGCCGACAAGTCGCCTGCATACAGGTGCACCTTGTCGATGTGCGGATGATGTTGCACCAATCCGGCGAATGCTTTTTTGGTCAGAAAATGGATTTGCGCGCCTGGAAAACAAGTGTGAAGTGCACGGATCACCGGGCTCGTCAAGACGATGTCTCCGATCGAACTGAGCCTGATGACCAGGATTTTTTTTGGTTTCCGCGCCATTTCACGGCAAATTAATGATTTTTTGGGGCCTGAAACGCGCTTGAATTTTGTGGCTAAAAGGGTATGTTTGCTTTATGCGCGTTTTTTTGCTGTCAATTGGGTTCTTGTTGGCTTTGCTTTCGACCGGGGCAACTGTATTGGCACAACCGGTAGGCGGACTGAGTTTCCAAACAGGTGAAGTCAAGGGCATCGAAGGACTGTTTTTGCAACATCGAACCTGCGCCTACGACTATGCTTTTTTGAATTTTTCCAAGCAGGAGGGGGCCGTCTTTATGCGATCCGATAATTGGAATGGTCGATACCACGTCGCTTCCTTGGGAAAAACGATTGTCGCCATCGGAATATTGAAACTTGCCGAACAAGGCCGTCTGAAACTCGAGGATCCCGTCTCCATTCATCTTCCCGCGCTGGAAATGCCAAACGAATGGAACGCGACTGATCCTGTGCGGATTGCGCATTTATTGGAGCATTCGGCGGGGTTGGATGACATGCATTTCAATGAGTATTTTCTTTACGGAGATTCCAAAATTCCCTTGGGCACCGCGCTCGCACGCAACCCTGCGAGCAAGCGCATCCGTTGGCGACCTGGGACACGAAGCGCCTACAGCAACTTGGGCTATGCGATTGCTGGCCATGTGATTGAGGCGATTGTGAAGGAAGAGGCCGACGTATGGCTGCAAAAAAACGTGCTTCAGCCGATGGGCATGGAACATTCGTTTTTTGATCGCTGTGAAAAAAACAACGAACCGGTTGTGCTGGGCTGCAAAGGACTGCATACGGTTTCGGAGGAATGTTACGGCTATTATCCAGCCGTGGGCTTTGTTTCTACGGCGCGGGATATGGGCAGGCTGATGGCTTTTCTGGTTGGGAATGGCAGCGTGGGCACGGATACGATTTTGCAGGCCGCATCTGTGGAGCGAATGCTGCGCCCAGAGACCACGCTTGCTGCCAAGCGAGGTTGGTTTGACGGCGACTATGCCCTTGGTGTGCGAATTTGGGGAGATCAAAATTTCAAACGAATTGGTGTCACTGGATTTATTGAGGGCCATGTGGCGCAAATGGAATTTTATCCGGCTACAAAATCAGGCTGGGTACTGATGAGTACCGATGTCATGGATCGCAGCGGATTTTTGAGTGAGATGCGTGCGATTTTCAGGAGCAAGCTCGATCAAGTCGAGTCAGCGATTTCCCTGCCCAAAACTGCCCAATTTCCAGTTGCAGGAAGCTACCGATTCAAAAATTCCCGGAACGGTGTTTTGGACTTTGAAGACAATTTGTACGGGCGCTTGACGGTCGAGGCGCAAGGAAGCGATCCAAATGAACGTTGGGCGCATTCCCCAAAGCAGGAGCCGTTTTTGCTCGTATTTCAAAGGCAACGACCTGTCGCAGATTTGGTTGAAGTCCCACATTTTAATGCATTTGCAGGGAAAACCTCAGAGGGAAAGGATTTTTTGGTGGTGGAGGGGAAATACTTCGAAAGGGAGGACTCGTCCCTTGGTTTTATCCGGATTTCATTCGAAATGTATAAAAATCTGGCAGGACTTTTTGTCTGTTTGCTGCCTGTGATTTGGTATTTCCGGCGGCGCTTGGCGTGGGTCGAGGAAAATTTCAGGCTCTCCTGGATGGCGGTATTGCCCTTTTGCCTTGGATTTTTGGGTTATAAGATGCTGATCTCAGAAAATTTTGCCGCATTGGGGAGCTTCGGAATCTATTCAGCAACCCTTGCGACGTTCAGTGTGCTGATTCCTCTTTTTACGGTGTTTGCGGCCGTGCAACTTGTTCGGAATTGGCCTTTCGGAGTTGGGAAATATTTGCGATTGGCCTTCATTCCGCTGGTGCTCGGAAATTTCGGGTTGACCATTTACCTGGCAATTTTTGGAATGATTCCTTTTGTGAGCTGGAACTATTGAATTGGATTCATTGGCCGGAAATTGACTTTTGCTTTCGTTTTTGGCGCACAATCCAGATCGTGGCAAAGAATAAAAGCACTGATGCCGAACCCATTATCCAAATCAAATTCCAGCCACGCGAGGTCTGTTGGGCAATGGGTAGCGGAGAATTGTCACCAATCATGACCAACTCTGACCAATAAAACGGATGCGTCTGATCAATGTCGTAGCCGCGGTCTTGCCGCAACCGCTGCAAGAAATTCCGTTTTGCTTTGGCGATCGCCTCGTCTCTTGGCAAACTATCGGCCAGGTTGGCAAAAAAGTCACCCATGATGGCCCGCGTGGATTTGGATT
This DNA window, taken from Bacteroidota bacterium, encodes the following:
- a CDS encoding beta-lactamase family protein, whose product is MRVFLLSIGFLLALLSTGATVLAQPVGGLSFQTGEVKGIEGLFLQHRTCAYDYAFLNFSKQEGAVFMRSDNWNGRYHVASLGKTIVAIGILKLAEQGRLKLEDPVSIHLPALEMPNEWNATDPVRIAHLLEHSAGLDDMHFNEYFLYGDSKIPLGTALARNPASKRIRWRPGTRSAYSNLGYAIAGHVIEAIVKEEADVWLQKNVLQPMGMEHSFFDRCEKNNEPVVLGCKGLHTVSEECYGYYPAVGFVSTARDMGRLMAFLVGNGSVGTDTILQAASVERMLRPETTLAAKRGWFDGDYALGVRIWGDQNFKRIGVTGFIEGHVAQMEFYPATKSGWVLMSTDVMDRSGFLSEMRAIFRSKLDQVESAISLPKTAQFPVAGSYRFKNSRNGVLDFEDNLYGRLTVEAQGSDPNERWAHSPKQEPFLLVFQRQRPVADLVEVPHFNAFAGKTSEGKDFLVVEGKYFEREDSSLGFIRISFEMYKNLAGLFVCLLPVIWYFRRRLAWVEENFRLSWMAVLPFCLGFLGYKMLISENFAALGSFGIYSATLATFSVLIPLFTVFAAVQLVRNWPFGVGKYLRLAFIPLVLGNFGLTIYLAIFGMIPFVSWNY